GAGTTCTCCGGGGCGAACGGGTCCACGTCGAACGGGACGCGGTCGTGGGCGAGTTTCGTCCCCACCCCCCGGCCGCCGATGAAGGATTCGAGGACGTCGTCGACGTCGGTCGTCCGCGTCTCGCGGGTACCGACGTCGACCGTGAGCAGTGGACCGACTGCGTGGTTCATGTTCCCAGATTACGGGCTACTCCCGATAAACGTTGTTGCAGAACCCGCCAGCAGGCGCGACGTCTGACGCCGGAGTGAAAGTGGAGAGAACGGATCAGCCGCTCGGGTTACAGAGGTCCATCGCCTCGCGGACGCCCTCGCGGCGACCCAGCAGGGTGATGCGGTCACCATCCTGCAGCGTGAAGTCCGCGTCGGGGACCTGCGTCTCCCCGTTGCGACTGACCAGCGCGATGAGACAGCCCTCCGGCAGTTCCGGGCCGATCTCGCGGACGGTCCGCCCGACGAACTGGTCGGAGGTGATCTGGATCTCCTGGACGTCACCGGTGCGCCCGATGTGGGTCATCCAGTTCGCGAGCGCGGGGCGTTCGATCTCGTTGTCGATGGCCCACGCGGTCGCCATCGCCGAGGAGATGGTCCGCACGCCGAGGTCCTCGAAGGCCTCGACGTTGTCCGGGTTGTTCGCCCGGGCGATGATGGTGTCGATGTCGAACTTGCTGTTGGCGAGCTGTGCCGCGAGGAGGTTCGCGTCGTCGTCACCGGTGGCTGCCACGAGGATCTTCGCGTTGCCGGCACCCGCCGAACGTAACACGTCCGTGTCGGTGCCGTCGCCCATGTGGACCGTGTAGCCGGCCTCACGAGCGATTTCGACGATCTCGGGGTCCTTCTCGATGATGACGACGTTCTCCCCTCGGTCGTCGAGGCGGGCGGCGAGCTGTCGGCCCACCTTGCCGCCTCCGATCACGAGTACACGCATTGGAATCACGTCGAGTGCTTCTGCTATCTGTCTGGCGAGTCCGGCCTCGAAGACGACCGTCATCAGGATGACGAGGAAGACGGTGCCGACGAGCACGTTGGCACCGGCCTCGTTGTAGATGGGCGAGTCGACGTTCGAGAGTTCGAGCGCGAACAGGGTCGCGACCGACGCCGGGATGATACCGCGGGGGCCGACCAGGCTGATGAACCAGCGTTCCGCCGAGGTGAACCGGTCCCCGGTCGTGCTGAGGAAGACGAGCGCCGGTCGGAGCACGAGCGCGACGACCAGCACCAGCGCGATGCCCTGCCAGCCGAGGTCGAGCAGTTTCTCGAACTCGAGCAACGCGGCGAGGGCGATGAAGACGAACGAGAGCACCAGCAGCGTCACGTCGCCCTTGAACGACTCTATCTGCTCCTCGTAGGGCAGGTCGGCGTTGCCGAGGAGGATGCCGGCGGTCGCCGTCGCCGCGACGCCCGCCTCGGAGTAGATGCTGTTCGCGACCGCGAACGCGACGACAGCCCCCGCCAGGGTGAGCAGTCGCGCGTTCTGTGGGGCGTTGTCCGGCGAGAGGTCGACGTGCCGGAGCAGGTACCAGACCACCCCCGCGACGATGAGCCCGACGAGCACGCCGGTCCCGAGTCGCTCGGCGAACAGCCGGACGTACTCGGAGACGCCCGGTTCCTGCACCCGGAACGTCTCGAAGATGACGACCGCGAGGATGGCCGCGGTCACGTCGTTGACGATACCCTCGGTCTCGAGGACCGCCTCGACGCGGTCGCGCACCGCGACCACCTCGAGGATGGGCGTGACGACCGTCGGCCCGGTCGCGACCAGCAGTGACCCGACGAGGAACGAGATGCCCCACGACGCGTCGAGCAGGTAGTGGACGGAGATGGCCGTGCCGACGAACGAGATGGCCGCGCCGAGGGTGACGAGCCGGAACGTCGCCGACGGCGCCTCGCCGAGCTTGTCGAGTTTGAGGTGGAACGCGCCCTCGAAGACGATGATGGCGACCGCGAAGCCGACGATGGCCGACAGGGGGGTCGGCCCACCGAACGTCTCTAACTCGACCAGTCCCAGCACCTCCGGGCCGACGAGGATGCCGGTGATGATGAGGAACAGGACGCTCGGCACGCGGAACCGGTCGCCGAGGACCTGGGCGACGACGCCCAGTGCGAGAATCAGTGCGACGAGTGCGAGCAGGCTGCTGCTCCCGCCTGCAGCCGCTGCAAGGGCTACCACGACACGTCACCTCGGGTGTCCGCCATGTGGACGGGACGAAGAACGCCTGTAGTATAAACGACCCGTTTGCGGTCGGTCGGTTCCGCCAGTCAGTCGTCCGAACGAGACGTTCCGGCCGCTTTTGCCTCCTCGTAGATATCGAAGACGAAGTCCTCGTAGCGCTCCCGGATCGCACCGCGTTTCTTCTTCATCGTCGGCGTCAGCATGCCGTTCTCCTCGGTGAACTCCTCGGGAACGAGGCGGAACTCCTTGATCTGCTCGTGGGGCTCGAAGCGCTCGTTGACCCGGTCGACCTCCGCCTGGACC
This window of the Haloarchaeobius amylolyticus genome carries:
- a CDS encoding cation:proton antiporter domain-containing protein, with the translated sequence MVALAAAAGGSSSLLALVALILALGVVAQVLGDRFRVPSVLFLIITGILVGPEVLGLVELETFGGPTPLSAIVGFAVAIIVFEGAFHLKLDKLGEAPSATFRLVTLGAAISFVGTAISVHYLLDASWGISFLVGSLLVATGPTVVTPILEVVAVRDRVEAVLETEGIVNDVTAAILAVVIFETFRVQEPGVSEYVRLFAERLGTGVLVGLIVAGVVWYLLRHVDLSPDNAPQNARLLTLAGAVVAFAVANSIYSEAGVAATATAGILLGNADLPYEEQIESFKGDVTLLVLSFVFIALAALLEFEKLLDLGWQGIALVLVVALVLRPALVFLSTTGDRFTSAERWFISLVGPRGIIPASVATLFALELSNVDSPIYNEAGANVLVGTVFLVILMTVVFEAGLARQIAEALDVIPMRVLVIGGGKVGRQLAARLDDRGENVVIIEKDPEIVEIAREAGYTVHMGDGTDTDVLRSAGAGNAKILVAATGDDDANLLAAQLANSKFDIDTIIARANNPDNVEAFEDLGVRTISSAMATAWAIDNEIERPALANWMTHIGRTGDVQEIQITSDQFVGRTVREIGPELPEGCLIALVSRNGETQVPDADFTLQDGDRITLLGRREGVREAMDLCNPSG